Proteins co-encoded in one Populus trichocarpa isolate Nisqually-1 chromosome 10, P.trichocarpa_v4.1, whole genome shotgun sequence genomic window:
- the LOC7492394 gene encoding type 2 DNA topoisomerase 6 subunit B-like isoform X2, whose product MEFSLSKLLTAAICDDEIYHYHFNLRENISSSRTLTRLPSNPKNGLKFSGTQICLSISESIDVLVSEINHFFQKMMILNIPNIAIELLIEREDIPGSRCENVFLANRSNPGPLSTSNVEFLKSGLEDYVLKHGNSLTQKCSTCFATSECLKVGSGIACSTESHKSSGLMMEVVIIISEIESTCPCFRECSSKTEVLYFKDFTPCSISHSTLNVLSTIDWKSYGLTLENVVDQGVCVLEWEDSPSHSQIDMVLHCYHKQYPMHKTQLERHLIKKAVKAALNNLKEKHPGILLSAHALKICSHAPDLARSIAGLILSSNDPDFQGECFSLLGLQSREIGADVVEDCIQEKIVSVIEMNDRKSRQRKVVAPFLFEDDCDQDSNYQDKEYEEGEDEFSYVD is encoded by the exons ATGGAATTCTCTCTGTCAAAACTACTG ACGGCAGCAATTTGTGATGATGAGATATATCATTATCACTTCAATTTAAGGGAAAACATTTCCAGCAGCAGAACCCTTACCCGTCTACCTTCGAATCCTAAGAACGGTCTGAAATTCAG TGGGACTCAAATATGTCTGTCCATTTCAGAGAGCATTGATGTTTTAGTTTCTGAGATCAATCACTTCTTTCAAAAG ATGATGATCTTGAATATCCCA aatATTGCAATTGAACTGTTGATTGAACGTGAAGATATTCCTGGATCAAGATGTGAAAATGTCTTTCTAGCAAATAGAAGCAATCCTGGACCTCTTTCAACCTCAAATGTTGAATTTCTAAAGTCAGGCCTTGAAGATTATGTTTTAAAGCATGGGAATTCTCTAACCCAAAAGTGCAGTACATGCTTTGCAACTTC TGAGTGTCTTAAGGTTGGGAGTGGAATAGCATGCAGCACAGAAAGCCATAAGAGTTCTGGACTCATGATGGAAGTGGTGATTATAATAAGTGAGATAGAGTCAACCTGTCCTTGCTTCAGGGAATGCAGTTCTAAAAcagag GTATTGTATTTCAAGGATTTCACACCCTGTTCAATTTCCCATTCAACGCTGAATGTATTGTCTACCATTGACTGGAAAAGTTATGGACTGACTCTGGAGAACGTTGTGGATCAAGGTGTCTGTGTACTAGAGTGGGAAGACTCACCATCTCATTCTCAAATTGATATGGTCCTCCACTGCTACCATAAGCAATATCCAAT GCATAAAACTCAACTTGAACGGCATCTCATAAAAAAAGCAGTTAAAGCTGCATTGAATAATTTGAAGGAGAAACATCCAGGAATTCTTCTAAGTGCACATGCCCTCAAG ATTTGCAGTCATGCCCCTGACCTTGCAAGATCTATTGCTGGCCTCATCTTGTCATCTAATGATCCAGACTTTCAAGGAGAATGCTTCTCTCTACTTGGTTTGCAGTCAAGAGAAATTGGAGCGGATGTTGTTGAAGATTGTATCCAGGAGAAGATCGTTTCAGTTATAGAGATGAATGACAGGAAGTCCAGGCAACGCAAAGTGGTGGcgccttttctttttgaagacGACTGCGACCAGGATTCGAACTATCAAGACAAAGAATACGAAGAAGGTGAGGATGAATTTAGTTACGTGGATTAG
- the LOC7492393 gene encoding galactinol synthase 1, with product MAPGVPMDVISCTGKVSTASTGYSKRAFVTFLAGNGDYVKGVVGLAKGLRKVKSAYPLVVAMLPDVPEEHRDILRSQGCIVREIEPIYPPENQIQFAMAYYVINYSKLRIWNFEEYSKMMYLDADIQVFENIDHLFDTQDGYFYAVMDCFCEKTWSHSPQHSIGYCQQCPEKVTWPAEMGSPPPLYFNAGMFVFEPSRLTYESLLETLQITPPTPFAEQDFLNMFFQKTYKPIPLMYNLVLAMLWRHPENVEVEKVKVVHYCAAGSKPWRYTGKEANMDREDIKMLVARWWDIYNNESLDFKAENSVPEEETLSRSSILSSKPEPAISYISAPSAA from the exons ATGGCTCCAGGAGTGCCCATGGATGTGATTTCCTGCACCGGCAAGGTTTCCACGGCTAGCACTGGCTACTCTAAAAGGGCCTTTGTAACATTTTTAGCCGGAAATGGGGATTATGTTAAAGGGGTAGTTGGGTTGGCGAAGGGTTTGCGCAAGGTGAAGAGTGCATACCCTCTGGTGGTAGCAATGTTGCCAGATGTGCCTGAGGAACACCGTGACATTTTGAGGTCTCAAGGTTGCATTGTTCGTGAGATTGAGCCTATTTATCCACCTGAGAACCAGATTCAGTTTGCCATGGCCTACTACGTGATCAACTACTCCAAGCTCCGCATTTGGAAT TTCGAGGAGTACAGCAAGATGATGTATTTGGATGCTGATATCCAAGTGTTCGAAAATATAGACCATCTATTTGACACCCAAGATGGCTACTTCTATGCCGTGATGGACTGCTTCTGTGAGAAAACCTGGAGCCACTCACCACAACACTCTATCGGTTACTGCCAGCAGTGCCCGGAAAAGGTGACATGGCCTGCTGAGATGGGCTCTCCTCCTCCCTTGTACTTCAATGCTGGgatgtttgtctttgagccTAGTCGTTTGACTTATGAGAGCCTTCTTGAAACTCTCCAGATTACCCCACCAACCCCATTTGCCGAGCAA GATTTCTTAAATATGTTTTTCCAAAAAACATACAAGCCGATCCCTCTAATGTACAACCTGGTTTTAGCCATGTTATGGCGACATCCTGAGAATGTGGAGGTCGAAAAGGTTAAAGTGGTTCACTACTGTGCTGCT ggTTCAAAACCTTGGAGATATACTGGCAAGGAAGCTAACATGGACAGAGAGGACATCAAGATGCTAGTGGCAAGATGGTGGGACATATATAATAACGAGTCCCTCGATTTCAAGGCTGAGAACTCAGTTCCAGAAGAAGAAACATTGTCGAGGTCATCCATCTTGTCTTCCAAGCCTGAGCCTGCCATTTCCTACATCTCTGCGCCATCTGCTGCTTAA
- the LOC7492394 gene encoding type 2 DNA topoisomerase 6 subunit B-like isoform X1, which translates to MEISSTSNLCLHLISCAFQRCRLSQQLCRLSAVLKSPSPSILQISISDTGIGSCLEEFQDLNCSSIISAEFWDGILSVKTTAICDDEIYHYHFNLRENISSSRTLTRLPSNPKNGLKFSGTQICLSISESIDVLVSEINHFFQKMMILNIPNIAIELLIEREDIPGSRCENVFLANRSNPGPLSTSNVEFLKSGLEDYVLKHGNSLTQKCSTCFATSECLKVGSGIACSTESHKSSGLMMEVVIIISEIESTCPCFRECSSKTEVLYFKDFTPCSISHSTLNVLSTIDWKSYGLTLENVVDQGVCVLEWEDSPSHSQIDMVLHCYHKQYPMHKTQLERHLIKKAVKAALNNLKEKHPGILLSAHALKICSHAPDLARSIAGLILSSNDPDFQGECFSLLGLQSREIGADVVEDCIQEKIVSVIEMNDRKSRQRKVVAPFLFEDDCDQDSNYQDKEYEEGEDEFSYVD; encoded by the exons ATGGAAATTTCTTCCACTTCGAATCTTTGCTTACAC TTAATTTCTTGTGCATTTCAAAGATGCCGTCTATCTCAACAACTCTGCCGGCTCTCTGCTGTTCTCAAATCACCATCTCCTTCCATCCTTCAAATTTCCA TTTCTGATACTGGAATCGGTAGCTGCTTGGAAGAATTCCAGGATCTTAACTGCAGCAGCATTATTTCTGCTGAATTTTGGG ATGGAATTCTCTCTGTCAAAACTACTG CAATTTGTGATGATGAGATATATCATTATCACTTCAATTTAAGGGAAAACATTTCCAGCAGCAGAACCCTTACCCGTCTACCTTCGAATCCTAAGAACGGTCTGAAATTCAG TGGGACTCAAATATGTCTGTCCATTTCAGAGAGCATTGATGTTTTAGTTTCTGAGATCAATCACTTCTTTCAAAAG ATGATGATCTTGAATATCCCA aatATTGCAATTGAACTGTTGATTGAACGTGAAGATATTCCTGGATCAAGATGTGAAAATGTCTTTCTAGCAAATAGAAGCAATCCTGGACCTCTTTCAACCTCAAATGTTGAATTTCTAAAGTCAGGCCTTGAAGATTATGTTTTAAAGCATGGGAATTCTCTAACCCAAAAGTGCAGTACATGCTTTGCAACTTC TGAGTGTCTTAAGGTTGGGAGTGGAATAGCATGCAGCACAGAAAGCCATAAGAGTTCTGGACTCATGATGGAAGTGGTGATTATAATAAGTGAGATAGAGTCAACCTGTCCTTGCTTCAGGGAATGCAGTTCTAAAAcagag GTATTGTATTTCAAGGATTTCACACCCTGTTCAATTTCCCATTCAACGCTGAATGTATTGTCTACCATTGACTGGAAAAGTTATGGACTGACTCTGGAGAACGTTGTGGATCAAGGTGTCTGTGTACTAGAGTGGGAAGACTCACCATCTCATTCTCAAATTGATATGGTCCTCCACTGCTACCATAAGCAATATCCAAT GCATAAAACTCAACTTGAACGGCATCTCATAAAAAAAGCAGTTAAAGCTGCATTGAATAATTTGAAGGAGAAACATCCAGGAATTCTTCTAAGTGCACATGCCCTCAAG ATTTGCAGTCATGCCCCTGACCTTGCAAGATCTATTGCTGGCCTCATCTTGTCATCTAATGATCCAGACTTTCAAGGAGAATGCTTCTCTCTACTTGGTTTGCAGTCAAGAGAAATTGGAGCGGATGTTGTTGAAGATTGTATCCAGGAGAAGATCGTTTCAGTTATAGAGATGAATGACAGGAAGTCCAGGCAACGCAAAGTGGTGGcgccttttctttttgaagacGACTGCGACCAGGATTCGAACTATCAAGACAAAGAATACGAAGAAGGTGAGGATGAATTTAGTTACGTGGATTAG